One Cheilinus undulatus linkage group 22, ASM1832078v1, whole genome shotgun sequence DNA window includes the following coding sequences:
- the mta2 gene encoding metastasis-associated protein MTA2 codes for MAANMYRVGDYVYFENSSSNPYMIRRIEELNKTANGNVEAKVVCLFRRRDISGNLNALADSNAREFEEESKQPSLPEQQKHQLKHRELFLSRQFESLPATHIRGKCNVTLLNETDVLAGYLDKEDCFFYSLVFDPVQKTLLADQGEIRVGSKYQAEIPDMLADTESDTRVQEKLETKVWDPNNQLKDAQIDQFLVVARAVGTFARALDCSSSIRQPSLHMSAAAASRDITLFHAMDTLQKNNYDLAKAMSTLVPQGGPVLCRDEMEEWSASEAMLFEEALEKYGKDFNDIRQDFLPWKSLASVVQFYYMWKTTDRYIQQKRLKAAEADSKLKQVYIPTYTKPNPNQIMVPGSKPGMNGAAGFQKGLSCEGCHTAQSPQWYAWGPSNMQCRLCASCWIYWKKYGGLKTPTQLEGAARAGSESGPRGHMTRQEVQGMSPFTRNEGRAKLLAKNRQTFILQTTKLTRIARRVCEDILQPRRAARRPYASINANAVKAECMIRLPKATKTPVKSKVVPRQSLAAIVKDLAVSAPLKLKASRGPSTPINRNQASQPRVGQSLLGKRGFDSASGLPYPANGRPYTSGMRTTSQSVIKRQKVSQGEAPNPVVFVATKDTRALRKHLTQSEMRRAARKPHLLVRIKLPPPPRSLAMPLLPTSTSEPIVLED; via the exons ATTATGTGTACTTCGAGAACTCGTCCAGTAACCCGTACATGATCCGCAGAATAGAAGAGCTCAACAAG ACAGCCAATGGGAACGTGGAGGCCAAGGTGGTGTGTCTTTTCAGGAGGCGAGACATCTCAGGAAACCTCAACGCACTGGCTGACAGCAATGCCA gaGAATTCGAGGAGGAATCGAAGCAGCCGTCGCTGCCTGAACAACAGAAACACCAGCTCAAACACAGAGAACTCTTCCTGTCCAGACAGTTCGAATCTCTACCTGCCACACACATACG GGGCAAATGTAACGTCACCCTCCTCAATGAAACAGATGTGTTGGCCGGATACCTGGACAAAGAG GACTGTTTCTTCTACTCGTTGGTGTTTGACCCAGTCCAGAAGACTCTGCTGGCGGATCAGGGAGAGATCCGGGTCGGCTCCAAATACCAGGCAGAGATCCCTGACATGCTAGCAGACA ctGAGTCCGACACTCGCGTCCAGGAAAAGCTGGAAACCAAAGTGTGGGACCCCAACAACCAGCTCAAAGATGCCCAGATCGACCAGTTCCTGGTGGTGGCGAG agcGGTGGGGACATTCGCTCGTGCTCTGGACTGCAGCAGCTCCATCCGTCAGCCAAGCCTCCACATgagtgcagcagcagcctcCAGAGACATCACACTG TTCCACGCGATGGACACACTGCAAAAGAACAACTATGACCTGGCCAAAGCCATGTCCACGCTGGTCCCTCAGGGTGGCCCCGTCCTCTGCCGGGATGAGATGGAGGAGTGGAGCGCCTCAGAGGCCATGCTGTTTGAGGAGGCACTGGAGAAATACGGGAAAGACTTCAATGACATCCGCCAGGACTTT CTGCCCTGGAAGTCTCTCGCCAGTGTGGTCCAGTTTTACTATATGTGGAAGACTACAGACCGCTACATCCAGCAG aaacgactaaaagcagcagaagcagACAGTAAGCTGAAGCAGGTCTACATCCCCACATA TACCAAACCCAACCCAAACCAGATCATGGTCCCGGGCAGTAAACCCGGTATGAACGGGGCCGCAGGCTTCCAGAAAGGCCTCAGCTGTGAGGGCTGCCACA CGGCTCAGTCTCCTCAGTGGTATGCCTGGGGGCCATCCAACATGCAGTGCAGACTTTGCGCCTCCTGCTGGATCTACTGGAAGAAATACGGAGGCCTGAAGACCCCCACACAGCTAGAGGGCGCTGCTCGAGCTGGCTCA GAGTCAGGCCCCCGTGGTCACATGACCCGCCAGGAGGTCCAGGGCATGTCTCCGTTCACCCGCAATGAGGGCCGAGCCAAGCTTCTCGCCAAAAACCGGCAGACGTTTATCCTGCAGACCACCAAACTGACTCGCATCGCCCGCCGAGTGTGTGAGGACATCCTGCAGCCTCGACGCGCTGCACGCCGGCCCTATGCCTCCATCAACGCCAACGCCGTCAAGGCAGAGT GTATGATACGGCTGCCTAAAGCCACAAAAACTCCTGTAAAGAGCAAAGTGGTGCCTCGACAGTCACTGGCCGCCATCGTGAAGGATTTAG CCgtctctgctcctctgaagCTGAAGGCGTCTCGAGGACCGTCAACCCCCATCAATAGGAACCAGGCCAGCCAACCACGAGTCGGGCAGAGTCTTCTGGGAAAGAGAGGCTTTGACAGC GCTTCAGGGCTTCCTTACCCAGCCAATGGGAGGCCGTATACCTCAGGTATGAGGACCACATCTCAGTCAGTCATTAAGAGGCAGAAGGTCAGTCAGGGGGAGGCGCCAAACCCGGTGGTGTTTGTGGCTACGAAGGACACCAG GGCTCTGAGGAAACACCTGACCCAGTCAGAGATGCGCCGGGCAGCGAGGAAGCCTCACCTGCTGGTCCGGATCAAGCTGCCGCCACCTCCTCGCTCCCTCGCCATGCCGCTTCTCCCCACCAGCACCAGTGAACCCATCGTCCTGGAGGACTGA